In a genomic window of Mycolicibacter heraklionensis:
- a CDS encoding replication initiator produces MCRRASSPGFGSWWRRVESVGYCAHPIQLLGADTAGRQHTVWTRCNNRRHAVCPSCSDLYARDTWQLVHAGAAGGHHDIPVEVANRPQVFTTLTAPSYGAVHNATGTPCHAIPNRSAGRRRHENCLRCTIIHSVDDPLVGQPLCADCYDYLGHILFTWHLPELWRRFTIALRRAVATHLKTVGVKPGSVRVSFVKVVELQARAIPHIHALIRLDPPPATNDTTKSGDHDRHGPAAPRGGGVSRPVAEQHPGWSSPITAAELAALIQHAASRVSIDVPAGDDDYPNPGGVRTVRFGTQIDTQPLTPEPITASDSEVDDTAVASASRLSPRRVAAYLAKYVTKSLHDFGITARRLSAEAIGELDVTEHVRAILSTIAGLAEHPASAGPSLAGIGRWLHTLGYRGHITTKSRRYSTTMGALRAARATWTRNQIAKHSGRQDDTQSAHFADDVTASTGRQQQPIDTDEMLWEFDRAGHASAGDRVLVISAALRHISARITGITESRTVSTRISPPPRGAG; encoded by the coding sequence ATGTGCCGGCGCGCCTCCTCACCCGGTTTCGGGTCGTGGTGGCGGCGAGTGGAATCGGTCGGTTACTGCGCCCACCCGATCCAGCTGCTCGGTGCCGACACCGCCGGGCGTCAGCACACGGTGTGGACGCGCTGCAACAACCGCCGTCACGCGGTGTGCCCGTCATGCTCAGACCTCTACGCCCGCGACACCTGGCAACTCGTGCACGCCGGAGCCGCCGGCGGCCACCACGACATACCCGTCGAGGTCGCCAACCGTCCGCAAGTGTTCACCACCTTGACCGCCCCCAGCTACGGGGCCGTGCACAACGCCACCGGAACCCCGTGTCACGCCATACCCAACAGGTCGGCGGGCCGCCGCCGGCACGAAAACTGCCTGCGCTGCACCATAATCCACAGTGTCGATGACCCTCTGGTGGGCCAACCATTGTGCGCGGACTGCTACGACTATCTGGGACATATCTTGTTCACCTGGCATCTGCCCGAGCTGTGGCGGCGGTTCACCATCGCACTACGGCGCGCCGTGGCGACGCACCTGAAAACAGTTGGCGTCAAGCCCGGCTCGGTGCGGGTCAGCTTCGTCAAAGTCGTTGAATTGCAAGCCCGCGCCATACCCCACATCCATGCCCTGATCCGCCTCGACCCGCCACCCGCCACCAACGACACCACGAAATCAGGTGACCACGATCGTCACGGCCCCGCCGCCCCGCGGGGTGGTGGGGTGTCTCGTCCGGTAGCCGAGCAGCATCCCGGCTGGTCGTCACCGATCACCGCCGCCGAGCTGGCCGCCTTGATCCAACACGCTGCCAGTCGCGTCAGTATCGACGTGCCCGCCGGCGACGACGATTACCCCAACCCGGGCGGGGTGCGCACGGTGCGGTTCGGCACCCAAATTGATACCCAACCATTGACACCCGAACCAATAACCGCAAGCGATTCCGAAGTCGACGACACCGCAGTCGCTTCGGCCTCGCGGTTGTCGCCGCGCAGGGTTGCGGCATATCTGGCGAAATACGTCACCAAATCCCTGCACGACTTCGGCATCACCGCGCGCCGGCTGTCCGCAGAAGCGATCGGCGAACTCGACGTTACTGAACATGTGCGGGCCATCCTGTCCACCATCGCCGGACTCGCCGAACACCCAGCGTCCGCGGGTCCGTCGTTGGCGGGGATTGGGCGCTGGCTGCACACCCTGGGCTACCGCGGCCACATCACTACCAAATCGCGGCGCTATTCGACCACCATGGGTGCCCTGCGCGCCGCCCGCGCCACCTGGACCCGTAACCAGATAGCCAAACATTCAGGGCGACAGGACGATACGCAATCCGCCCATTTCGCTGACGACGTGACGGCGAGCACAGGCAGGCAGCAGCAACCGATCGACACCGATGAGATGCTGTGGGAGTTCGACCGCGCCGGACACGCCAGCGCCGGTGACCGCGTCCTGGTCATCTCCGCAGCCCTGCGCCACATCAGCGCCCGCATCACCGGTATCACCGAATCCCGGACTGTCTCCACCCGCATCTCGCCGCCACCACGCGGGGCAGGGTGA
- a CDS encoding alpha/beta hydrolase yields MATREDVSFRSGADRISAWLYRPDSAGPKGAPLLVMAHGLGAVRTMRLDAYAERFAAAGYACLVFDYRNFGDSDGAPRQLLDVGMQLADWSAAVDFAHTLAGVDRNRIGIWGTSFGGGHVIATAARLPVAAAVAQCPFTDGIASARTIPPLTTARISVLALRDLAAARLGNPPVMVATAGRPGDVALMSTPDSYPGYLKLVPEGQTIRNEVAARIGMKILTYRPGRLAAKVSCPILFCVCDTDSVAPPGPTLRYAAKAPRGTVKRYPEGHFDIYVGDAFERVVADQLEFLDRNLKTAGV; encoded by the coding sequence ATGGCTACCCGCGAAGACGTCTCGTTTCGATCCGGCGCCGACCGCATCAGCGCCTGGCTGTACCGCCCCGACAGCGCCGGCCCAAAGGGCGCCCCGCTTCTGGTCATGGCGCATGGCCTGGGCGCGGTGCGGACCATGCGCCTGGATGCTTACGCCGAGCGGTTCGCCGCGGCCGGTTACGCCTGCCTGGTGTTCGACTACCGCAACTTCGGCGACAGCGACGGCGCTCCCCGCCAGCTGCTCGATGTGGGTATGCAGCTGGCGGACTGGTCTGCCGCCGTCGACTTCGCGCACACCCTGGCCGGCGTTGACCGCAACCGGATCGGCATATGGGGTACGTCGTTCGGCGGCGGCCACGTGATCGCCACCGCGGCGCGACTGCCGGTGGCGGCGGCGGTGGCGCAATGCCCGTTCACCGACGGGATCGCCTCGGCGCGCACCATTCCGCCGTTGACCACGGCGCGGATCAGCGTGCTGGCGTTGCGGGATCTGGCCGCCGCACGGCTCGGTAATCCCCCGGTGATGGTGGCCACCGCCGGCCGCCCCGGCGACGTCGCCCTGATGAGCACGCCCGACTCCTACCCGGGCTACCTGAAGCTGGTCCCGGAGGGGCAGACCATCCGCAACGAGGTCGCGGCGCGGATCGGGATGAAGATCCTCACCTACCGTCCGGGCCGGCTGGCGGCCAAGGTGTCCTGCCCGATTCTGTTCTGCGTCTGCGATACCGACTCGGTCGCCCCGCCCGGACCGACGCTGCGCTACGCCGCGAAGGCGCCCCGCGGCACGGTCAAGAGATACCCCGAGGGCCACTTCGACATCTACGTCGGCGACGCCTTCGAGCGGGTGGTCGCGGATCAGCTCGAATTCCTGGATCGCAACCTCAAGACCGCGGGGGTCTGA